A window of the Scandinavium goeteborgense genome harbors these coding sequences:
- the accA gene encoding acetyl-CoA carboxylase carboxyl transferase subunit alpha → MSLNFLDFEQPIAELEAKIDSLTAVGRQDEKLDINIDEEVHRLREKSVELTRKIFADLGAWQVAQLARHPQRPYTLDYLRLAFDEFDELAGDRAYADDKAIVGGIARLEGRPVMVIGHQKGRETKEKIRRNFGMPAPEGYRKALRLMEMAERFKMPIVTFIDTPGAYPGVGAEERGQSEAIARNLREMSRLKVPVICTVIGEGGSGGALAIGVGDKVNMLQYSTYSVISPEGCASILWKSADKAPLAAEAMGIIAPRLKELKLIDTVIPEPLGGAHRKPEVMAASLKAQLLADLEDLDVLSTEDLLNRRYQRLMSYGYA, encoded by the coding sequence ATGAGTCTGAATTTCCTTGATTTCGAACAGCCGATTGCAGAGCTGGAAGCGAAAATCGATTCTCTGACCGCCGTGGGCCGTCAGGATGAAAAACTGGATATTAACATCGACGAAGAAGTGCATCGTCTGCGTGAAAAAAGCGTAGAACTGACACGTAAAATCTTCGCCGATCTTGGTGCATGGCAAGTGGCCCAGCTGGCACGCCATCCGCAGCGCCCATATACCCTGGATTATCTGCGCCTGGCGTTCGATGAGTTTGACGAGCTGGCGGGCGATCGTGCCTATGCCGACGACAAAGCTATCGTCGGCGGTATCGCACGTCTGGAAGGGCGCCCGGTGATGGTCATTGGCCATCAGAAAGGCCGTGAAACCAAAGAGAAAATTCGCCGCAACTTCGGTATGCCGGCTCCGGAAGGCTACCGCAAAGCGCTACGCCTGATGGAAATGGCTGAACGCTTTAAGATGCCAATCGTGACCTTCATCGACACCCCGGGCGCATACCCTGGCGTGGGCGCGGAAGAGCGCGGTCAGTCTGAGGCGATCGCCCGCAACCTGCGTGAAATGTCTCGCCTGAAGGTGCCGGTTATCTGCACCGTCATCGGTGAAGGCGGTTCCGGTGGTGCGCTGGCAATCGGTGTGGGCGATAAAGTGAATATGCTGCAGTACAGCACCTATTCCGTTATCTCTCCGGAAGGCTGCGCCTCCATTCTGTGGAAAAGCGCTGACAAAGCGCCATTGGCTGCTGAAGCGATGGGCATTATCGCCCCGCGTCTGAAAGAGCTGAAGCTTATCGATACCGTTATCCCGGAACCACTGGGTGGCGCGCATCGTAAGCCGGAAGTGATGGCTGCCAGCCTGAAAGCCCAGCTGTTGGCCGATCTGGAAGATCTGGACGTGTTGAGCACCGAAGACCTGCTCAACCGTCGCTACCAGCGCCTGATGAGCTACGGCTACGCGTAA
- the lpxB gene encoding lipid-A-disaccharide synthase, which produces MSERPLTIALVAGETSGDILGAGLIRALKARVPNARFVGVAGPLMQAEGCEAWYEMEELAVMGIVEVLGRLRRLLHIRADLTRRFTELKPDVFVGIDAPDFNITLEGNLKKHGIKTIHYVSPSVWAWRQKRVFKIGRATDLVLAFLPFEKAFYDRFNVPCRFIGHTMADAMPLDPDKNAARDTLGIAHDVHCLALLPGSRGAEVEMLSADFLKTAQLLRNHYPDLEVVVPLVNAKRREQFERIKAEVAPDLNVHMLNGMGREAMIASDAALLASGTAALECMLAKCPMVVGYRMKPFTFWLAKRLVKTDYVSLPNLLAGRELVKELLQDECQPELLAKALQPLLADGKTSHAMHDTFRELHQQIRCNADEQAANAVLELAQ; this is translated from the coding sequence ATGTCTGAACGTCCATTAACGATTGCCCTGGTCGCCGGAGAAACCTCCGGCGATATTCTTGGTGCCGGTCTGATTCGCGCGTTAAAAGCGCGGGTGCCGAATGCCCGATTCGTTGGTGTCGCCGGGCCATTAATGCAGGCTGAAGGCTGTGAAGCCTGGTACGAAATGGAAGAGCTCGCGGTGATGGGGATTGTCGAAGTCCTCGGTCGTCTGCGTCGTCTGCTGCACATTCGTGCCGATCTCACCCGTCGTTTTACCGAACTCAAGCCGGATGTTTTCGTCGGCATTGATGCGCCTGACTTCAACATTACCCTTGAAGGGAATCTGAAGAAACACGGCATCAAAACTATTCATTACGTCAGCCCGTCCGTCTGGGCCTGGCGCCAAAAACGTGTTTTCAAAATTGGCAGAGCCACCGATTTGGTGCTCGCATTTCTGCCTTTCGAAAAAGCGTTTTATGACCGATTTAATGTTCCCTGCCGCTTTATTGGCCACACCATGGCAGATGCCATGCCGTTGGACCCTGATAAAAACGCTGCAAGAGACACGCTGGGCATTGCCCACGATGTCCATTGTCTGGCACTTTTGCCGGGCAGTCGCGGTGCAGAAGTGGAAATGCTCAGTGCCGACTTCCTGAAAACCGCACAGCTGCTGCGCAATCACTATCCCGATCTGGAAGTGGTCGTGCCGCTGGTGAACGCCAAACGCCGTGAGCAGTTTGAGCGTATCAAAGCAGAAGTGGCGCCCGACCTGAACGTCCACATGCTCAACGGTATGGGTCGTGAAGCGATGATTGCCAGCGATGCTGCGCTGCTGGCCTCAGGCACGGCGGCACTGGAATGCATGCTGGCGAAATGCCCGATGGTTGTTGGTTATCGCATGAAGCCGTTCACCTTCTGGTTGGCGAAGCGACTGGTGAAAACCGACTACGTGTCGCTGCCTAACTTGCTGGCAGGCCGGGAACTGGTGAAAGAACTCCTGCAGGATGAGTGTCAGCCTGAGCTGCTCGCAAAAGCACTGCAGCCGTTGCTGGCGGATGGCAAAACCAGCCACGCGATGCATGATACCTTCCGTGAACTACACCAGCAGATTCGCTGCAATGCCGACGAGCAGGCAGCCAACGCGGTGCTGGAGCTGGCACAATGA
- the rnhB gene encoding ribonuclease HII, whose protein sequence is MTDIFIYPHTHLVAGVDEVGRGPLVGAVVTAAVILDPARPIIGLNDSKKLSEKRRLALFDEIKEKALSWSLGRAEPHEIDELNILHATMLAMQRAVAGLHISPEYVLIDGNRCPALPVPSLAVVKGDSRVAEISAASILAKVSRDAEMAALDITFPEYGFAQHKGYPTAFHLEKLALHGATEHHRRSFGPVKRALGIA, encoded by the coding sequence ATGACAGACATCTTTATCTATCCGCACACCCATTTGGTGGCGGGTGTCGACGAAGTGGGCCGCGGTCCGTTAGTGGGCGCAGTGGTTACCGCTGCGGTGATCCTCGATCCGGCCCGGCCGATTATCGGTCTGAATGATTCCAAAAAATTGAGTGAAAAACGCCGCCTGGCGCTGTTCGATGAAATCAAGGAGAAGGCGCTAAGCTGGAGCCTGGGTCGTGCAGAGCCGCACGAAATCGACGAACTCAACATTCTGCATGCCACAATGCTGGCGATGCAGCGCGCCGTAGCAGGCCTGCATATTTCACCGGAATACGTGCTGATCGATGGCAATCGCTGTCCGGCGCTGCCGGTACCGTCATTGGCGGTCGTCAAAGGCGACAGCCGGGTGGCGGAAATCAGTGCTGCATCGATTCTGGCGAAAGTGTCCCGCGATGCGGAAATGGCCGCGCTGGACATCACCTTCCCCGAATATGGCTTCGCGCAGCATAAGGGATATCCTACGGCTTTCCATCTGGAAAAGCTGGCTCTGCATGGCGCCACCGAACACCACCGGCGCAGTTTCGGGCCTGTTAAACGCGCTCTGGGCATTGCCTGA
- the dnaE gene encoding DNA polymerase III subunit alpha → MAEPRFVHLRVHSDYSMIDGLAKTGPLVKKAAALGMPALAITDFTNLCGLVKFYGAGHGAGLKPIIGADFHVQSELFADELTQLTVIATNNEGYQNLTLLISRAYQRGYGAQGPYIDRDWLVEQKEGLILLSGARMGDVGRALLRGNMALAEQCAAFYEEHFPDRYYLELIRTGRQDEENYLHAAVKLAEERGLPVVATNDVRFIDASDFDAHEIRVAIHDGFTLDDPKRPRNYSAQQYMRNEDEMCELFSDIPEALANTVEIAKRCNVTVRLGEYFLPQFPTGDMTTEDFLVLKSKEGLEDRLEFLFPDPAVRAEKRPPYDERLDIELQVINQMGFPGYFLIVMEFIQWSKDNGVPVGPGRGSGAGSLVAYALSITDLDPLEFDLLFERFLNPERVSMPDFDVDFCMEKRDQVIEHVAEMYGRDAVSQIITFGTMAAKAVIRDVGRVLGHPYGFVDRISKLVPPDPGMTLAKAFEAEPQLPEIYEADEEVRGLIDMARQLEGVTRNAGKHAGGVVIAPTKITDFAPLYCDESGLHPVTQFDKNDVEYAGLVKFDFLGLRTLTIIDWALKMINPRRAKQGLEPIDIAAIPLEDKKSFDMLQRSETTAVFQLESRGMKDLIKRLQPDCFEDMIALVALFRPGPLQSGMVDNFIDRKHGREEISYPDVQWQHESLKPVLEPTYGIILYQEQVMQIAQVLSGYTLGGADMLRRAMGKKKPEEMAKQRGTFEEGAINNGVDGELSMKIFDLVEKFAGYGFNKSHSAAYALVSYQTLWLKAHYPAEFMAAVMTADMDNTEKVVGLVDECWRMGLKILPPDINSGLYHFHVNDEGEIVYGIGAIKGVGEGPIEAILEARNEGGYFRELFDLCARVDTKKLNKRVLEKLIMSGAFDRLGPHRAALANSLPDALKAADQHAKAEAIGQADMFGVLADEPEQVEQSYASCQPWPEQIVLDGERETLGLYLTGHPITQSLREIERYVGGLRLKDMHPTDRGKVTTAAGLVIASRVMVTKRGNRIGICTLDDRSGRLEVMLFTDALDKYQHLLEKDRILIVSGQVSFDDFSGGLKMTAREVMDIDEAREKYARGLAISLTDRQIDDQLLNRLRQSLEPHRSGTIPVHLYYQRADARARLRFGATWRVSPSDRLLNELRGLIGSEQVELEFD, encoded by the coding sequence ATGGCTGAACCACGTTTCGTACACCTGCGGGTGCATAGCGACTACTCCATGATTGATGGGCTGGCGAAGACCGGGCCGCTGGTGAAAAAGGCGGCCGCGCTCGGCATGCCTGCGCTGGCGATCACCGATTTCACCAATCTTTGCGGTCTGGTGAAGTTCTACGGCGCGGGACACGGAGCCGGTCTGAAGCCGATTATCGGTGCGGATTTCCACGTTCAAAGCGAGCTGTTTGCCGATGAGCTGACGCAGCTGACGGTCATTGCCACCAACAACGAAGGCTACCAGAATCTAACGTTGCTGATTTCGCGCGCCTATCAGCGCGGGTACGGTGCACAAGGGCCGTATATCGACAGGGACTGGCTGGTCGAGCAGAAAGAAGGGCTGATCCTGCTGTCTGGCGCAAGAATGGGCGATGTGGGCCGGGCGCTGTTGCGCGGCAACATGGCGCTGGCCGAACAGTGTGCTGCGTTCTACGAAGAGCATTTCCCGGATCGCTACTATCTGGAACTGATCCGTACCGGTCGCCAGGATGAAGAAAACTACCTGCACGCGGCGGTAAAACTGGCTGAAGAGCGTGGTTTACCCGTCGTGGCAACCAACGACGTGCGTTTTATTGATGCCAGCGACTTCGACGCGCATGAAATTCGCGTCGCCATTCACGATGGTTTCACGCTCGACGATCCTAAGCGCCCGCGTAACTATTCGGCGCAGCAGTACATGCGTAACGAAGACGAGATGTGCGAGCTGTTTTCCGATATTCCGGAAGCGCTGGCCAACACCGTTGAAATCGCTAAACGCTGTAACGTCACCGTCCGTCTCGGGGAATATTTCCTGCCGCAGTTCCCGACCGGGGATATGACCACCGAAGATTTCCTCGTCCTAAAATCGAAAGAAGGTCTGGAAGATCGTCTTGAATTCCTGTTCCCGGACCCGGCCGTCCGCGCAGAAAAACGCCCGCCGTACGATGAGCGTCTGGACATCGAACTCCAGGTTATCAACCAGATGGGGTTCCCGGGCTACTTCCTTATCGTTATGGAATTTATCCAGTGGTCGAAGGATAACGGCGTGCCGGTAGGCCCAGGACGTGGTTCCGGTGCCGGCTCGCTGGTGGCGTACGCGCTGAGCATTACCGACCTCGATCCGCTGGAATTCGACCTGCTGTTCGAACGTTTCCTTAACCCGGAACGTGTATCGATGCCTGACTTCGACGTTGACTTCTGTATGGAGAAACGCGACCAGGTCATCGAACACGTGGCGGAAATGTACGGTCGTGACGCGGTCTCGCAGATTATTACCTTCGGTACGATGGCGGCGAAAGCGGTTATCCGCGACGTGGGCCGCGTGCTCGGTCACCCGTACGGTTTCGTCGATAGAATCTCCAAACTGGTACCGCCTGACCCGGGCATGACGCTTGCCAAAGCCTTTGAAGCTGAACCACAGCTGCCGGAAATCTACGAGGCAGATGAAGAGGTTCGCGGGCTGATCGACATGGCCCGTCAGCTCGAAGGGGTCACCCGTAACGCCGGTAAGCACGCCGGGGGCGTGGTTATCGCGCCGACCAAAATTACCGACTTTGCCCCGCTGTACTGCGATGAATCCGGGCTTCATCCGGTAACTCAGTTCGATAAAAACGACGTGGAATACGCCGGTCTGGTGAAGTTTGACTTCCTGGGGCTGCGAACGCTGACGATCATCGACTGGGCGTTGAAGATGATCAACCCGCGTCGGGCGAAGCAGGGCTTAGAGCCGATTGATATCGCCGCTATCCCGCTGGAAGATAAGAAAAGCTTCGACATGCTGCAACGCTCGGAAACCACCGCTGTGTTCCAGCTCGAATCCCGCGGCATGAAAGACCTGATTAAGCGTCTGCAGCCCGACTGTTTCGAAGATATGATTGCCCTGGTGGCCCTGTTCCGTCCGGGGCCGCTGCAGTCCGGCATGGTAGATAACTTTATCGACCGTAAGCACGGGCGCGAAGAGATTTCATATCCTGACGTACAATGGCAGCATGAAAGCCTGAAACCCGTACTGGAGCCGACTTACGGCATTATCCTGTATCAGGAACAGGTTATGCAGATTGCCCAGGTACTGTCGGGTTATACCCTCGGCGGCGCGGATATGCTGCGTCGTGCGATGGGTAAGAAAAAGCCCGAAGAGATGGCCAAGCAGCGTGGCACTTTCGAAGAAGGCGCCATAAACAACGGCGTCGACGGCGAACTGTCGATGAAAATCTTCGACCTGGTGGAAAAGTTCGCCGGGTACGGCTTTAACAAATCGCACTCCGCGGCCTACGCGCTGGTCTCTTACCAGACGCTGTGGCTGAAGGCGCACTATCCGGCTGAGTTTATGGCGGCGGTCATGACGGCCGATATGGATAACACCGAGAAAGTCGTCGGGCTGGTGGATGAATGCTGGCGCATGGGGCTGAAAATTCTGCCGCCGGATATCAACTCCGGGCTGTATCATTTCCACGTCAATGACGAAGGGGAAATCGTATACGGGATCGGCGCGATTAAAGGCGTCGGCGAAGGCCCGATTGAAGCGATTCTTGAAGCACGTAATGAAGGCGGTTATTTCCGCGAGCTGTTTGACCTCTGCGCCCGCGTAGACACCAAAAAGCTCAACAAACGCGTGCTGGAAAAACTGATTATGTCTGGGGCGTTTGATCGCCTCGGGCCGCACCGCGCGGCGCTGGCAAACTCGCTTCCTGACGCATTAAAAGCGGCAGATCAGCATGCCAAAGCCGAAGCGATTGGCCAGGCGGATATGTTTGGCGTTCTGGCCGATGAGCCGGAGCAGGTGGAACAATCCTACGCCAGCTGCCAGCCGTGGCCGGAACAAATTGTACTGGATGGCGAACGGGAAACGTTGGGCTTATACCTGACCGGCCACCCGATCACCCAGTCTCTCAGAGAAATTGAGCGCTATGTCGGCGGCCTGAGGCTTAAAGACATGCATCCGACCGATCGTGGTAAAGTGACTACGGCGGCGGGGCTCGTGATTGCTTCGCGGGTAATGGTCACCAAGCGAGGCAATCGTATCGGCATCTGTACGCTGGATGACCGTTCCGGGCGGCTGGAGGTGATGTTGTTCACCGACGCGCTGGATAAATACCAGCATTTGCTGGAAAAAGACCGCATACTTATCGTCAGCGGACAGGTCAGCTTTGATGACTTCAGCGGGGGGCTTAAAATGACCGCCCGTGAAGTTATGGACATTGACGAAGCCCGGGAAAAATATGCTCGCGGGCTTGCTATCTCGCTGACGGACAGGCAAATTGATGACCAGCTTTTAAACCGTCTCCGTCAGTCTCTGGAACCCCATCGTTCGGGGACAATTCCAGTACATCTCTACTATCAGAGGGCGGATGCACGCGCACGGCTGCGTTTTGGCGCGACCTGGCGTGTTTCTCCGAGCGACCGTTTACTGAACGAGTTGCGTGGCCTCATTGGGTCGGAGCAGGTGGAACTGGAGTTTGACTAA
- the fabZ gene encoding 3-hydroxyacyl-ACP dehydratase FabZ produces MTTDTHTLHIEEILELLPHRYPFLLVDRVLDFEEGRFLRAVKNVTVNEPFFQGHFPGKPIFPGVLILEAMAQATGILAFKSVGKLEPGELYYFAGIDEARFKRPVVPGDQMIMEVTFEKTRRGLTRFKGVAMVDGKVVCEATMMCARSREA; encoded by the coding sequence TTGACTACTGACACTCATACTCTGCACATTGAAGAGATTCTGGAACTTCTGCCACACCGTTACCCGTTCTTACTGGTTGATCGCGTGCTGGACTTTGAAGAAGGTCGTTTTCTGCGCGCAGTTAAAAATGTCACCGTGAATGAGCCATTTTTCCAGGGGCATTTTCCGGGCAAACCGATTTTTCCAGGCGTGCTGATTCTGGAAGCCATGGCGCAAGCCACAGGTATTCTGGCATTCAAGAGCGTGGGTAAACTCGAACCAGGTGAACTTTACTACTTCGCAGGTATTGATGAAGCGCGCTTCAAGCGTCCAGTCGTGCCTGGAGATCAGATGATCATGGAAGTCACCTTTGAGAAAACTCGCCGTGGCCTCACCCGCTTTAAAGGCGTGGCGATGGTTGACGGTAAAGTTGTTTGCGAAGCGACGATGATGTGTGCTCGTAGCCGGGAGGCCTGA
- the lpxA gene encoding acyl-ACP--UDP-N-acetylglucosamine O-acyltransferase produces MIDKTAFIHPTAIVEEGAVIGANAHIGPFCIVGSDVSIGEGTVLKSHVVVNGHTTIGRDNEIYQFASIGEVNQDLKYAGEPTRVEIGDRNRIRESVTIHRGTVQGGGLTKVGSDNLLMINAHVAHDCTVGDRCILANNATLAGHVSLDDFVIVGGMTAVHQFCTIGAHVMVGGCSGVAQDVPPYVIAQGNHATPYGVNIEGLKRRGFSREAIIAIRNAYKVLYRSGKTLEEAKPEIAELAEQHPEVKAFSDFFERSTRGLIR; encoded by the coding sequence GTGATTGATAAAACTGCCTTTATCCATCCTACTGCCATTGTGGAAGAGGGCGCCGTTATCGGTGCCAACGCGCACATTGGTCCGTTTTGTATTGTAGGTTCAGACGTCAGCATTGGCGAAGGAACCGTACTGAAGTCTCATGTTGTGGTTAACGGTCATACGACTATTGGCCGTGACAATGAAATCTATCAGTTTGCTTCCATCGGGGAAGTTAACCAGGATCTTAAATACGCTGGCGAACCGACTCGTGTGGAGATTGGCGATCGCAACCGCATCCGCGAAAGCGTCACCATTCATCGTGGCACAGTACAGGGCGGCGGATTGACGAAGGTAGGCAGCGACAACCTGCTGATGATCAACGCCCACGTGGCGCATGATTGCACAGTCGGCGATCGCTGTATCCTTGCCAACAACGCAACGCTGGCAGGTCACGTATCACTGGACGACTTTGTGATTGTCGGCGGCATGACGGCTGTCCATCAGTTCTGCACCATTGGTGCACACGTGATGGTTGGCGGCTGCTCCGGCGTCGCTCAGGACGTCCCGCCGTACGTCATCGCACAGGGCAACCACGCCACGCCTTACGGTGTAAACATCGAAGGGCTGAAGCGCCGTGGTTTCAGCAGAGAAGCGATCATTGCGATTCGCAATGCGTATAAAGTGCTGTACCGCAGCGGTAAAACGCTGGAAGAAGCCAAGCCAGAAATTGCTGAACTTGCAGAGCAACACCCTGAAGTGAAAGCGTTCTCTGACTTCTTCGAACGCTCTACGCGTGGTTTGATTCGTTAA